A region of Piscinibacter gummiphilus DNA encodes the following proteins:
- a CDS encoding RidA family protein, which yields MSRQLISSGSTFEQDMAYSRAVVDGEWVFVSGTTGFDYSTMTIADGVVDQAEQCFKNIQAALEQAGASLQDIVRVNYVLPVASEFPSCWPVMRKYLGEVRPAATMISAGLVDPRMRIEIEVTARKRSA from the coding sequence ATGTCACGCCAACTGATCAGCTCCGGCTCGACCTTCGAACAGGACATGGCCTATTCCCGGGCCGTCGTCGACGGCGAATGGGTCTTCGTGTCCGGAACCACCGGCTTCGACTATTCCACGATGACGATCGCCGACGGCGTGGTCGACCAGGCCGAGCAGTGTTTCAAGAACATCCAGGCCGCGCTGGAACAGGCCGGCGCGAGCCTGCAGGACATCGTGCGGGTCAACTACGTGCTGCCCGTCGCGTCGGAGTTCCCGTCGTGCTGGCCGGTGATGCGCAAGTACCTCGGCGAGGTGCGTCCGGCCGCGACGATGATCTCCGCCGGCCTCGTGGACCCGCGCATGCGCATCGAGATCGAGGTGACCGCGCGCAAGCGTTCGGCCTGA
- a CDS encoding transglutaminase-like cysteine peptidase yields the protein MPLAPLRHRVPCIAVLCAGLAVDPVSADAADSGFPPLGDLNAGVNRQAAHVPDPDRTDLWATPAELAARGAGDCEDFAIAKYFALVGAGVPAARLRIVYGALQFGAGEVWRPHVALVVLPEDGAPIGTAAVLDSVLDEVRPLSRRPDLRIRLSFNEEGLWAGLDRGPAAREARSLRPWARVLQQSGRGPSGVGLGQSQVQVERLALVQPHRVAAVRVPEVGGDVVGAGRQRDVDQRAGVVDGQHRLAIEGVDQQAQRFAAVRTVAGRVQGEQPLQR from the coding sequence ATGCCACTCGCTCCGCTGCGCCACCGGGTGCCGTGCATCGCCGTCCTCTGTGCCGGGCTGGCGGTGGACCCCGTGTCCGCCGATGCTGCCGACAGCGGGTTCCCGCCGCTCGGAGACCTCAACGCGGGTGTCAACCGCCAGGCGGCCCACGTGCCCGATCCGGACCGCACCGACCTCTGGGCCACGCCGGCCGAGCTGGCCGCGCGGGGTGCGGGCGACTGCGAGGACTTCGCCATCGCCAAGTACTTCGCGCTCGTGGGTGCCGGGGTGCCGGCCGCGCGCCTGCGCATCGTCTACGGCGCCCTGCAGTTCGGGGCGGGCGAGGTGTGGCGGCCGCACGTGGCCCTCGTGGTCCTGCCCGAGGACGGGGCCCCCATCGGCACTGCCGCCGTGCTCGACAGCGTGCTCGACGAGGTGCGCCCGCTGTCACGGCGCCCCGACCTGCGCATCCGCCTGAGCTTCAACGAGGAGGGCCTGTGGGCCGGGCTCGACCGCGGCCCCGCGGCACGCGAGGCGCGAAGCCTGCGGCCGTGGGCGCGGGTGCTCCAGCAGTCGGGGCGCGGGCCGTCAGGCGTGGGGCTGGGCCAGTCGCAGGTGCAGGTCGAACGACTCGCCCTGGTCCAGCCGCATCGTGTAGCCGCGGTGCGCGTCCCCGAGGTGGGCGGTGACGTGGTAGGTGCCGGGAGGCAGCGAGACGTCGACCAGCGGGCCGGCGTCGTCGACGGTCAGCACCGTCTCGCCATCGAGGGTGTCGATCAGCAGGCGCAGCGGTTCGCGGCGGTTCGAACGGTTGCCGGACGGGTACAGGGCGAGCAGCCGCTGCAGCGGTGA
- a CDS encoding outer membrane beta-barrel protein yields the protein MKFTAFKPALAAALLAAGLGSTAAHAEPFYAGANLGAPRYEDGIQGSNGHGDGVSGKVFGGYQVTPNIAFEAGYADLGRVAGDAGHVKAHGEYLDAVGLAPITDQWTLLGRLGVAHIDVDTPNADTSGNGLKLGAGAQYAITRDVSLRGEWERYRPDVFGDKPNIDQFTVGVRYGF from the coding sequence ATGAAGTTCACCGCGTTCAAGCCCGCCCTCGCCGCCGCCCTGCTCGCCGCCGGACTCGGCTCCACCGCCGCCCATGCCGAACCGTTCTACGCCGGGGCCAACCTCGGCGCGCCGCGCTACGAGGACGGCATCCAGGGCAGCAACGGCCACGGCGACGGGGTCTCGGGCAAGGTGTTCGGTGGCTACCAGGTGACCCCGAACATCGCGTTCGAAGCGGGTTACGCCGACCTGGGCCGCGTCGCCGGCGACGCCGGCCACGTGAAGGCGCACGGCGAGTACCTCGACGCCGTCGGCCTCGCCCCGATCACCGATCAGTGGACTCTGCTCGGCCGCCTCGGCGTGGCCCACATCGACGTCGACACCCCGAACGCCGACACGAGCGGCAACGGCCTGAAGCTCGGCGCCGGCGCGCAGTACGCGATCACCCGCGACGTGTCGCTGCGCGGCGAGTGGGAGCGCTACCGCCCCGACGTCTTCGGCGACAAGCCGAACATCGACCAATTCACGGTCGGTGTGCGCTACGGCTTCTGA